In Nomia melanderi isolate GNS246 chromosome 5, iyNomMela1, whole genome shotgun sequence, a single genomic region encodes these proteins:
- the LOC116424763 gene encoding DNA-directed RNA polymerase III subunit RPC1: MVKEQFRETDVARKISHVSFGVDSRHNMERQAHMHVVAKNLYNQDVEHTPVPYGVLDRRMGTCNNTTNCVSCGKPLNECIGHFGYIDLELPVFHVGYFRAIIGILQTICKNCSHVMLPKIEKKRYLARALNPNLGYLSRKALRKQILDKAKKTTVCQNCGDLNGTVKKAGLLKIVHEKYKAKKKVDAVVQEKLAEYNNVLKDNKALEAVLQTGLVNVLNPLEVQSILEKIPESDIPLLMMNPECGMPKDLILTRIPVPPICIRPSVVSDLKAGTTEDHLTMKLSEIVFINDVIQKHRQSGAKVQMYNEDWEFLQLHCALYINSEMSGIPLNMQPKKSGRGLVQRLKGKQGRFRGNLSGKRVDFSSRTVISPDPNLRIEQVGVPIHVAKILTYPEKVNPSNIELMRKLVKNGPDVHPGANFIQQGKTQFKKYLRYGNRHKIAQDLQYGDIVERHLRDDDVVLFNRQPSLHKLSIMAHKAKVLQHRTFRFNECVCTPYNADFDGDEMNLHLPQTEEARAEALVLMGNKANLVTPRNGELLIAATQDFITGGYLLTQKDMFLNKSQASQLAGCLLAGLDLSMSINLPEPAILKPSTLWTGKQIFSLILKPNNSCNIKANLKTKGRAYTNNEELCINDSYVIIRNSELIAGSMDKSTLGSGSKQNIFYILLRDWGEDIATTAMWRLARMASFFLMNRGFSIGIGDVTPGQGLLKAKHELLNAGYSKCTEYIHQMEEGRLVCQPGCTEEETLEAMILKELSVIRDHAGKACLKELHPSNSPLVMALSGSKGSFINISQMIACVGQQAISGKRVPNGFEDRALPHFERHSKIPAAKGFVENSFYSGLTPTEFFFHTMGGREGLVDTAVKTAETGYMQRRLVKSLEDLCLHYDMTVRNSVGDIVQILYGGDALDPTYMEGKDCPVDYKRILDHVRAKSPCKHEKPLDGPSIIKATNELLNSEEYECLSEEFKQELSTFLKSVARKIARFRHNAPLNVPVILQLERLTVSQLVEFIHTCKEKYMRAKIEPGTAVGALAAQSIGEPGTQMTLKTFHFAGVASMNITQGVPRIKEIINANPRISTPIITAALETDTDAEYARRVKGRIEKTILGEVTEYIEEVYLPDDCFLLIKLDIDRIKLLKLEVDVNSIRYSICTSKLRLNPKLVNVRGDSIITVSPSKNKYSLNYALTQLKETIPNIVVKGLPSVSRAVIHNDDSTGKTKYKLYVEGDNMREVMATLGVLGRKTTSNNTLEVFKTLGIEAARATIMTEIKLVMENHGMSIDRRHPMLVADLMTSRGEVLGITRQGLAKMKESVLNLASFEKTADHLFDAAYYGQKDVICGVSESIIMGIPVPVGTGIFKLLHKADKDEPQKRDLIFDDPRFHKKITKSASKM; the protein is encoded by the exons ATGGTGAAGGAACAATTCAGAGAAACAGACGTAGCCCgtaaaat TTCCCATGTATCCTTTGGGGTGGACAGTCGTCACAACATGGAGAGACAGGCTCATATGCATGTTGTGGCAAAGAATTTATATAATCAAGATGTCGAACATACTCCGGTTCCCTATGGTGTATTGGATAGAagaatg GGAACATGTAACAATACAACAAATTGTGTATCGTGTGGCAAACCTTTAAACGAATGTATTGGACATTTTGGTTACATTGATTTAGAATTGCCAGTTTTCCATGTGGGTTACTTTAGGGCTATTATTGGAATTCTACAAACTATTTGCAAA aattgtTCTCATGTTATGCTGCCTAAAATTGAGAAGAAACGTTATTTAGCCAGAGCATTAAATCCAAATTTAGGATATTTGTCTAGGAAAGCCCTACGTAAGCAAATTTTGGATAAGGCTAAAAAGACTACTGTTTGTCAAAATTGTGGAGACCTTAATGGGACTGTTAAGAAAGCTGGCTTACTTAAAATAGTTCACGAAAAGTATAAAGCAAAGAAGAAAGTAGATGCTGTTGTTCAAGAAAAATTAGCAGAGTATAATAATGTACTTAAGGATAATAAGGCTTTGGAAGCAGTACTTCAAACTGGATTAGTTAATGTATTAAATCCATTAGAG GTACAAAGTATATTGGAGAAAATACCGGAAAGTGACATTCCTTTGCTAATGATGAATCCAGAATGTGGGATGCCAAAAGATTTAATACTAACAAGAATACCTGTGCCCCCAATTTGTATTAGACCTAGTGTTGTATCAGATCTGAAAGCAGGTACAACTGAAGATCACCTAACAATGAAATTATCAGAAATAGTTTTTATCAATGATGTTATTCAAAAACATAGACAAAGTGGGGCAAAAGTACAAATGTATAACGAGGACTGGGAATTTCTTCAGTTACACTGTGCTCTTTATATAAATAGCGAAATGTCTGGTATACCTCTTAACATGCAA cCAAAAAAATCTGGTAGAGGGTTGGTTCAAAGATTAAAGGGAAAACAGGGTCGTTTTCGTGGTAATTTATCTGGTAAACGTGTAGATTTCTCTAGTCGTACTGTCATTTCACCGGATCCTAATCTTAGAATTGAGCAA GTTGGAGTACCTATTCACGTTGCAAAGATTTTAACATATCCCGAAAAAGTAAATCCATCGAATATAGAATTAATGAGGAAATTAGTAAAAAATGGTCCGGATGTACATCCAGGTGCAAATTTTATACAACAGGGAAAAActcagtttaaaaaatatttaagatatGGTAATCGGCATAAAATTGCCCAAGATTTACAG tatgGTGATATCGTCGAAAGGCATCTTAGAGACGACGACGTAGTATTATTTAATCGACAACCATctttacataaattaagtattatggCACATAAAGCGAAAGTATTGCAACACAGAACGTTTAGGTTCAATGAATGCGTGTGTACTCCATATAATGCAGATTTTGATGGCGACGAAATGAATTTACATTTACCTCAAACTGAAGAAGCAAGAGCAGAAGCGTTGGTCTTAATGGGg aATAAAGCGAATTTAGTTACACCTCGCAACGGTGAATTATTAATAGCAGCAACACAGGATTTTATCACTGGTGGATACCTTTTAACTCAAAAGGATATGTTTTTGAATAAATCTCAAGCAAGTCAGTTAGCAGGTTGCCTTTTAGCAGGACTTGATCTTTCCATGTCTATAAATTTACCTGAACCTGCTATTTTAAAGCCGAGCACGTTGTGGAcgggaaaacaaatttttagtttaattttgaAGCCTAACAATTCTTGCAATATCAAAGCTAATTTAAAGACCAAAGGAAGAGCTTATACCAACAATGAAGAATTATGCATTAACGACTCGT ATGTTATTATTCGCAATTCAGAATTAATAGCTGGGTCTATGGATAAATCAACATTGGGATCGGGATCAAagcaaaacatattttatattctattacgCGATTGGGGTGAAGATATCGCAACAACAGCTATGTGGCGATTAGCAAGAATGGCCAGTTTTTTCCTTATGAATCGAGGTTTTTCTATTGGTATTGGTGATGTTACACCTGGACAGGGTCTTTTGAAAGCCAAACATGAACTTCTGAATGCtgg GTATTCGAAATGTACCGAGTACATTCATCAAATGGAAGAAGGACGTCTTGTATGCCAACCCGGATGTACCGAAGAAGAAACATTGGAGGCGATGATACTAAAGGAACTTTCAGTGATTCGTGATCATGCTGGTAAAGCGTGTTTAAAAGAACTTCACCCAAGTAACAGCCCGTTAGTTATGGCCTTATCTGGTAGCAAAGGCagcttcattaatatttcacaaatgattg CCTGCGTTGGGCAACAAGCTATCAGCGGTAAAAGAGTCCCGAATGGATTTGAAGACCGAGCTTTGCCGCATTTCGAACGACATTCAAAGATCCCTGCAGCTAAAGGTTTCGTCgaaaattccttttattctgGTTTAACTCCGACGGAATTTTTCTTTCACACGATGGGTGGAAGAGAAGGTCTTGTAGATACGGCTGTTAAAACTGCAGAAACTGGCTACATGCAGAGAAGATTAGTAAAAAGCTTAGAAGATTTGTGCCTTCATTATGATATGACAGTTCGTAATTCGGTTGGAGATATTGTACAAATATTGTATGGTGGAGATGCCCTAGATCCTACATACATGGAAG GTAAAGATTGCCCAGTggattataaaagaatattggaCCACGTAAGAGCTAAATCGCCATGCAAGCATGAAAAACCATTGGATGGTCCTAGCATAATTAAAGCTACAAATGAGCTATTGAATTCCGAGGAATACGAGTGTCTTAGTGAAGAATTCAAGCAAGAATTATC TACATTTCTTAAAAGCGTAGCGCGTAAAATAGCACGTTTCCGACATAATGCTCCACTGAATGTACCTGTAATTTTACAACTCGAGCGACTTACGGTTTCCCAATTAGTCGAGTTTATTCACACTTGTAAAGAGAAATATATGAGAGCAAAGATAGAGCCAGGTACAGCCGTTGGCGCACTCGCTGCACAAAGTATTGGAGAACCCGGTACACAAATGACCTTAAAAACATTTCACTTCGCTGGTGTAGCGTCTATGAACATTACTCAGGGTGTACCgcgtattaaagaaattattaacgcaAACCCTAGGATTAGCACGCCTATTATCACAGCAGCATTG GAAACCGATACTGATGCGGAATATGCCAGAAGGGTGAAAGGTAGAATCGAGAAGACAATTTTGGGAGAAGTAACTGAATACATTGAAGAAGTATACCTGCCGGACGATTGTTTCTTGTTAATAAAGTTAGATAtcgatagaataaaattgttaaaattagaaGTTGACGTAAATTCAATACGTTATTC AATTTGTACATCAAAATTAAGACTGAATCCGAAATTAGTCAATGTAAGAGGCGATTCCATCATCACAGTGAGTCCCagcaaaaataaatacagtttAAATTATGCTCTTACCCAACTTAAAGAGACAATACCAAACATTGTTGTGAAG GGTTTACCGTCAGTCTCTAGAGCTGTCATACATAATGACGATTCAACTGGTAAAACGAAGTATAAACTGTACGTCGAAGGTGACAATATGCGTGAAGTTATGGCAACTCTCGGTGTTTTAGGACGAAAAACAACATCAAATAATACACTGGAA GTTTTTAAAACTTTAGGAATTGAGGCTGCAAGAGCAACTATAATGACAGAAATTAAATTAGTAATGGAGAACCATGGAATGAGCATCGATAGAAGGCATCCAATGCTTGTGGCAGATTTGATGACTAGTAGAGGAGAAGTATTGGGTATTACGAGACAAGGATTAGCGAAAATGAAAGAATCCGTCTTAAATTTAGCCTCG ttCGAGAAGACAGCCGATCATCTGTTTGACGCAGCTTATTATGGGCAAAAAGATGTAATCTGCGGCGTGTCTGAATCAATTATTATGGGAATTCCAGTACCAGTAGGAACAggaattttcaaattacttCACAAA gcTGACAAGGATGAGCCACAAAAAAGGGACTTAATATTTGATGATCCTCGATTCCacaagaaaattacaaaaagcgcatctaaaatgtaa
- the Gnf1 gene encoding germ line transcription factor 1: MPRDIRSYFQSVKSNTSSTPVKLSKSTKSTKRRIISSDEDETIQSPVKRSKKTKVLGHKSTSLDSNEETKQNKIVSPGDIFGKKPINRKEAPKISKKLQKKEAECHNDNDFEATLSQLDTSDIEHKYLEESKSNKDSVHNASKENDSFKISSDNEEEKISVTKNKDNIKQSDTSEKLNTEQNGKKHGKKSRNRSNESTSEDAEHTSELNVKSKRTKKISKVKSNISEMEIEEPKKKTPKKAEAVDVYTERAEKRKQHSQMYQQYLHRGGARNPGSKEIPEGAEYCLAGLSFVITGVLDSLEREEADELIKKYGGRILHQISKKTDYVIIGDQPGPSKISKANSFNIKQISEDDLLELIRTRKPGHAEDVKQPRTKSKDRIKQKSIESDDAYLSPPKTPKKTSNRETEKSEKIRSPQKKGDVDENTEKTLKRLSPKKEENTDESMEKTSKSLTEKRHSDKDVVKEAIVTSPVKNDRKETKDVKHISPVKAVSLQDINGNVPVQALVEKYRPKTMKQILGQQGDKSNAKKLYTWLNNWYKNQSGQVKHSKPSPWAKNDDGAFFKAALLSGPPGIGKTTTVQVVCNELGLDLVEFNASDTRNKKLLQESVSELLSNTTLKEYFQDTANKASSKHVLLMDEVDGMAGNEDRGGLQELINLIKATEIPIVCICNDRNNPKMRTLANYTFDLRFPKPRLEQIRGAMKSICFKENISMSTEDLDRLIESTNQDIRQVINHLALFVGNAGTQEKSEKKHVNKDLKLGPWDVVRKVFSAEEHKNFSIHDKSDLFFHDYNIAGLFVQENYLSVAPQGPKNKLLDKIAATSESLALGDIVEKSIRSNGAWSLLPMQACYSSVIPGTVMSGHITGQINFPAWLGRNSKAGKFDRLMQEITVHTRLATGASKEAIILDYIKPLRNAVVKPLAVEGTEGVNEAINVMNHYHLLREDLDSLIEISLWPGDRDPMQVIDSKVKAAFTRTYNKSSAPVPYIVSSVSKKKTTQAQQEDEFTEQTDEENSSDDDTVESDKMIKAKKATASKTTESKTKSTDKTAAKTKKSDKPSTSKRGRGRGRAK, encoded by the exons ATGCCGAGG gATATACGATCATATTTCCAAAGTGTTAAGTCTAATACCAGCAGTACTCCAGTAAAATTGAGTAAATCCACAAAATCCACAAAAAGACGAATAATTTCATCCGACGAAGATGAAACAATACAATCGCCTGTTAAGCGGTCTAAG aaaacaaaagtactgGGACACAAATCAACTTCGCTTGACTCGAATGAAGAAACAAAgcagaataaaatagtttctccTGGTGATATTTTTGGTAAAAAACCAATAAATAGAAAAGAAGCTCCAAAGATATcgaaaaaattgcaaaagaag gaAGCTGAATGTCATAATGATAATGATTTTGAAGCAACTTTAAGTCAGTTAGATACATCTGATATTGAGCataaatatttagaagaaaGTAAATCTAACAAAG ATTCTGTTCATAATGCATCTAAAGAAAATGATTCTTTTAAAATTAGTTCTGACAATGAAGAGGAAAAAATTTCAGTGACTAAAAATAAAGACAATATTAAACAGAGTGACACAAGTGAAAAACTGAATACAGAACAGAATGGTAAGAAACATGGAAAGAAAAGTAGAAATCGTTCTAATGAGAGTACAAGTGAAGATGCGGAGCACACTTCTGAACTTAATGTTAAATCTAAGCGTAcaaaaaaaatttcgaaagttaaatcaaatatttctgaaatggAAATCGAAGAACCGAAAAAGAAAACTCCTAAAAAAGCAGAAGCTGTAGATGTGTACACTGAAAGAGCTGAGAAAAGAAAACAGCATAGTCAAATGTATCAACAGTACCTTCATAGGGGAGGAGCAAGGAATCCAGGTTCAAAAGAAATTCCAGAG GGTGCTGAATATTGTCTTGCTGGATTAAGTTTTGTAATCACTGGTGTTTTGGATTCCCTGGAAAGGGAAGAAGCTGATgaacttataaaaaaatatggtgGACGAATTTTACACCAAATTTCGAAGAAAACTGATTATGTTATAATCGGTGATCAACCTGGGCCTTCAAAAATATCAAAG gCAAATAGCTTCAACATAAAACAAATATCAGAAGATGATTTATTAGAGTTGATTCGAACAAGAAAACCAGGTCACGCTGAAGATGTAAAACAGCCTCGTACAAAGTCGAAAGatagaataaaacaaaaatccatAGAATCAGACGATGCGTATCTTTCGCCACCGAAAACTCCAAAGAAAACTTCAAAtcgagaaacagaaaaatcagagaaaatACGATCACCGCAGAAAAAGGGGGATGTGGATGAAAATACAGAAAAGACATTAAAACGATTGTCaccaaaaaaagaagaaaatactgATGAAAGTATGGAAAAGACGTCAAAGTCGTTGACTGAAAAACGACATAGCGATAAAGATGTAGTAAAAGAAGCAATCGTAACATCGCCAGTTAAAAACGATAGGAAGGAAACGAAAGATGTGAAGCATATTTCACCTGTAAAAGCGGTTTCATTACAAGAT ATCAATGGAAACGTACCAGTGCAAGCATTAGTAGAAAAATATAGACCTAAAACTATGAAGCAGATACTAGGGCAGCAGGGAGATAAAAGCAATGCCAAAAAATTGTACACGTGGTTAAATAACTGGTATAAAAATCAAAGTGGACAAGTTAAACATAGTAAACCTA GTCCATGGGCAAAGAATGATGATGGAGCTTTTTTCAAAGCAGCTTTATTGTCCGGTCCACCTGGAATCGGGAAGACCACAACTGTTCAGGTTGTTTGTAACGAGTTAGGTTTAGATCTTGTTGAATTCAATGCATCTGATACTAGAAACAAAAAACTTTTACAAGAAAGTGTCTCTGAACTTTTGTCGAACACCACATTAAAGGAATATTTCCAAG ATACTGCAAATAAAGCATCGTCAAAACATGTTTTATTAATGGACGAAGTTGATGGTATGGCCGGTAACGAGGATCGTGGTGGTCTACaggaattaattaacttaattaaaGCAACAGAAATACCAATTGTTTGCATTTGCAACGATCGGAATAATCCTAAAATGAGAACACTCGCTAATTATACCTTTGATCTTCGTTTCCCAAAGCCTAGATTAGAACAGATTAGG GGAGCAATGAAGTCtatatgtttcaaagaaaacattagTATGTCAACAGAAGATCtcgatcgtttaattgaatctaCTAATCAAGATATTCGACAAGTAATAAATCATTTAGCTTTATTCGTTGGAAACGCAGGTACTCAAGAAAAGTCTGAGAAAAAACATGTAAACAAGGACTTGAAATTAGGACCTTGGGACGTTGTAAGAAAAGTATTTTCTGCGGAGGAACATAAAAATTTTAGCATTCATGATAAAAGTGACTTATTTTTCCACGATTATAATATAGCGGGACTATttgtacaagaaaattatttatcagtGGCACCGCAAGGACCAAA aaataaattactgGATAAAATAGCTGCAACTTCTGAAAGTTTAGCATTGGGAGACATAGTTGAGAAATCAATAAGGAGTAATGGAGCTTGGTCTCTTTTGCCTATGCAAGCTTGTTATTCTTCTGTCATACCCGGAACAGTAATGTCTGGTCACATTACCGGTCAAATAAATTTTCCAGCTTGGCTTGGACGTAACTCGAAAGCTGGTAAATTTGAtag acTGATGCAAGAGATAACTGTGCATACACGTTTAGCTACTGGCGCGAGTAAGGAAGCTATAATTTTAGATTATATTAAACCTCTCAGGAATGCTGTTGTTAAACCCTTAGCAGTTGAGGGCACCGAAGGGGTAAATGAAGCGATAAATGTTATGAATCACTATCACTTACTTag GGAGGACTTGGATTCTTTGATAGAAATTTCTTTGTGGCCCGGCGATCGTGATCCTATGCAAGTTATTGACAGTAAA GTAAAAGCAGCTTTTACAAGGACTTACAATAAAAGTTCTGCACCTGTACCATACATAGTGAGTAGTGTGTCAAAGAAGAAAACTACGCAAGCTCAACAAGAAGACGAGTTTACAGAACAGACAGATGAAGAGAATTCCAGTGATGATGATACTGTTGAATCTGATAAAATGATCAAG GCAAAGAAGGCTACCGCGAGTAAGACAACAGAATCTAAAACTAAAAGTACGGATAAGACAGCAGCAAAGACTAAAAAGAGTGATAAGCCTTCAACTAGTAAACGTGGAAGAGGGCGTGGGAGAGCAAAATAA
- the LOC143174155 gene encoding angiotensin-converting enzyme-like, with product MLRLLLVAVLVTLAWGVPTPQDAKETEAAKETEDLLQRATKFLDRVDRQYSEWSNKQSLAEWDYASNLTPDNLAKKLNVSSEAARIQKSIWKEVNEFPWKDLKDERFKRQFQKLSVLGTAALPEDLFQEFEKIISDMENIYSTAKICDYKNKTKCDLALEPELTERLMNSRDPEELKYIWVEWRKATGEKVKSLYTRYVELSNMAARLNNFSDNAAYWMKDYEAPDFPDQIEKLWQELKPFYLQLHAYVRRELRKKYGEDIVSKDGPIPAHLLGNMWAQTWSNIAEFTIPYPGKQLPDVTKAMNEQGYNATKIFQVAEDFFTSINLTAMPDLFWERSILEKQKDREMICHASAWDFYDGKDFRIKQCTRINMEDLLTAHHEMGHVEYYLQYKNQPTVFKEGANPGFHEAVGDVIALSASTPSHLKSINLLKDDATDKEANINHLYMKGLDKIVFLPFAYMMDKWRWNVFQGAVTPDNYNCNWWDLIESFQGIEAPVDRSEDDFDPGAKYHIIADVEYIRYYVSFIVQFQFHKALCVEAKQYDPQNPDMKPLHQCDIYNNKAAGNLLKSMLELGSSKPWQDAMEKITGQRDMDTTGLLEYFKPLTDWLKEENNKTNEYIGWKPRAKQCVQTRSELTVAEQTAETAETTETTEMNEEY from the exons ACTGTTGGTAGCAGTCCTCGTTACTCTGGCATGGGGAGTACCAACGCCCCAGGATGCCAAAGAGACCGAGGCTGCAAAGGAAACCGAAGATCTGTTGCAAAGGGCTACTAAATTTTTAGACAGAGTCGACCGACAGTACTCCGAATGGAGCAACAAGCAATCGCTCGCTGAGTGGGACTACGCGTCCAACTTGACCCCGGACAACTTGGCGAAGAAATTAAATGTGTCTTCCGAAGCAGCTCGCATACAGAAGTCCATTTGGAAAGAAGTGAACGAGTTCCCCTGGAAAGACCTGAAAGATGAACGTTTCAAGAGGCAGTTCCAGAAACTCAGCGTCCTGGGCACAGCGGCTCTGCCTGAAGAT CTGTTTCAAGAATTCGAGAAAATAATCAGCGACATGGAGAACATCTACAGTACCGCAAAAATCTGCGATTACAAGAACAAAACGAAATGCGACCTCGCTCTTGAACCTGAGCTTACGGAACGTTTAATGAACAGCCGCGACCCCGAAGAATTAAAGTATATTTGGGTTGAGTGGAGGAAAGCAACAGGTGAAAAAGTGAAGTCGTTGTACACGAGGTACGTCGAGTTGAGTAACATGGCTGCTAGATTGAACAACTTCTCCGATAATGCTGCCTACTGGATGAAAGATTACGAGGCTCCCGACTTCCCAGATCAAATTG aaaaacttTGGCAAGAATTGAAGCCTTTTTATTTACAACTGCACGCGTATGTTCGACGAGAACTTCGAAAGAAATATGGCGAGGACATTGTTTCCAAAGATGGCCCCATTCCAGCACATTTGTTGGGTAATATGTGGGCGCAGACCTGGTCCAACATCGCAGAGTTCACGATTCCATATCCAGGAAAACAGTTGCCAGATGTCACCAAGGCTATGAATGAACAAG GATACAATGCAACGAAGATCTTCCAAGTCGCTGAAGACTTTTTCACTTCAATAAACCTGACTGCAATGCCAGATTTGTTCTGGGAAAGGTCGATTTTAGAGAAACAAAAGGATCGCGAGATGATTTGTCATGCAAGTGCTTGGGATTTCTATGACGGCAAAGATTTCAGGATTAAACAGTGCACAAGAATAAACATGGAGGATCTGTTGACCGCCCATCATGAAATGGGACATGTTGAATATTATCTTCAATACAAAAATCAACCCACTGTTTTCAAGGAGGGTGCAAATCCAGGATTTCATGAAGCTGTCGGTGATGTTATAGCTCTGAGTGCGTCGACCCCGAGTCATCTAAAGAGCATCAA cTTATTAAAAGACGATGCAACTGACAAGGAGGCCAATATCAATCACCTGTACATGAAGGGTCTTGATAAAATTGTCTTCCTACCATTTGCATACATGATGGACAAATGGCGCTGGAATGTATTCCAAGGAGCAGTTACCCCAGACAATTATAACTGTAATTG GTGGGATCTTATTGAAAGCTTCCAAGGTATCGAGGCACCGGTAGATCGATCAGAAGATGATTTTGATCCTGGCGCAAAATATCATATAATAGCTGATGTAGAATATATCAGATACTATGTGAGTTTCATCGTACAATTCCAATTCCACAAAGCACTCTGTGTGGAGGCAAAACAATACGATCCACAAAatccagacatgaaaccactACATCAATGtgatatttataacaataaagcAGCAGGAAACTTGTTGAA ATCAATGTTGGAATTGGGTTCCTCTAAGCCTTGGCAAGATGCGATGGAAAAGATCACAGGTCAAAGGGATATGGACACTACTGGACTCTTGGAGTACTTCAAACCATTAACAGATTGGCTCAAAGaggaaaataacaaaactaacgaaTACATTGGATGGAAACCCAGAGCAAAAC AATGCGTACAGACGAGATCAGAACTTACAGTTGCTGAACAAACAGCTGAAACAGCTGAAACGACTGAAACGACTGAAATGAATGAGGAATATTAG